One Sphingobacteriales bacterium genomic window carries:
- a CDS encoding alkaline phosphatase D family protein, which produces MTTTLLSLFRYTWIVYVLMLGAITIQAQQISQFGGNRTPNAAFKTFEEDLAPFYHGVASGDPTAHSIILWTRVTPPDLNTESIDVFWQIARDTAFSQIVQEGSSSAIASKDFTVNVKVDNLDAGTVYYYGFYALGKTSIVGRTRTAPTDSEHLRFAVVSCSNYQHGYFNSYARIAERNDLDAVIHLGDYIYEYGADTADARLGLLPDEEILELADYRTRHSFYKLDPDLRRLHQMHPIIAVWDDHEVANDAYKDGAENHTPATEGDYHERKSAAQQAYMEWMPMDTDGSDNSKIYRKLSYGNLADLIMLDTRHYARDKQIESLEDSTFHSDTRTMLGDVQKEWLKTELSNSTAKWKLIGNQILFAPLIIEPLIVLNASALSILRDIWEGYPNERNELVQFISDNEMDNIVFLTGDIHATFAFDVTPYPGTDTTLYNPNTGLNSVAVEFVTTSISSDGFNEYVGDASATFLENILKNINKQIRLSNFFEHGYFVLDVTEDKTQADWFFDSNRLVPNNTENFFKACYTLAGENHIRISDQPSTGKSTLDIVPPAVTRPPFDFVGIHDATLYQNSGSQLVLLHLLPNPATDFIQIGYALNEATTVSVNLVAANGTIHSLATAQTQSKGLYSRIFDVSQLPTGAYTLLISSQRGNIATQLQIVH; this is translated from the coding sequence ATGACAACAACACTACTTTCCTTATTTCGTTATACTTGGATAGTTTATGTATTAATGCTCGGTGCTATAACTATACAAGCTCAACAAATATCGCAGTTTGGCGGCAACCGAACGCCCAACGCTGCATTTAAAACTTTTGAAGAAGATTTAGCTCCTTTTTATCACGGTGTGGCTTCGGGCGACCCCACCGCTCACAGCATTATTTTGTGGACGCGCGTAACGCCTCCCGACCTCAACACTGAATCCATAGATGTATTTTGGCAAATAGCCCGAGATACTGCTTTTTCCCAAATTGTGCAAGAAGGCAGCAGCAGCGCAATAGCTTCCAAAGATTTTACGGTGAATGTAAAAGTAGATAATTTAGACGCGGGAACGGTGTATTATTATGGTTTTTACGCTTTGGGAAAAACCTCTATCGTAGGACGCACGCGCACCGCCCCTACCGACAGCGAGCATTTGAGATTTGCGGTGGTATCGTGTAGCAATTATCAGCACGGCTATTTCAATTCTTATGCCCGCATTGCCGAGCGCAATGATTTAGATGCCGTTATTCATTTGGGCGATTATATTTATGAATATGGTGCTGATACGGCTGATGCAAGATTAGGGCTTTTGCCTGACGAAGAAATTTTGGAACTCGCCGATTACCGCACACGCCATTCTTTTTATAAACTCGACCCCGATTTGCGCCGCCTCCACCAAATGCACCCCATTATTGCGGTGTGGGACGACCACGAAGTTGCCAACGATGCCTATAAAGACGGAGCCGAAAATCATACACCTGCCACTGAAGGAGACTACCACGAACGCAAAAGTGCCGCCCAACAAGCCTATATGGAGTGGATGCCGATGGATACTGACGGCAGCGACAACAGCAAAATTTACCGAAAACTCTCTTACGGAAATCTGGCAGATTTGATTATGCTCGACACCCGCCACTATGCCCGCGACAAGCAAATAGAGAGTTTGGAAGACAGCACTTTCCACAGCGATACACGCACCATGCTGGGAGATGTACAGAAAGAATGGCTCAAAACTGAACTTTCCAATTCTACCGCTAAATGGAAACTCATCGGAAACCAAATTTTATTTGCGCCCCTCATTATAGAACCTCTGATTGTGCTTAATGCCAGTGCGCTCTCTATTTTGCGCGATATTTGGGAAGGCTACCCCAATGAGCGCAACGAACTTGTACAATTTATCAGCGATAACGAAATGGATAATATTGTTTTTCTGACCGGTGATATTCACGCTACTTTTGCCTTTGACGTAACCCCTTATCCGGGTACGGATACCACGCTTTATAATCCCAATACCGGACTCAATTCAGTAGCCGTAGAATTTGTAACCACCAGTATCAGCAGCGACGGATTCAATGAATATGTAGGTGACGCTTCGGCGACCTTCTTAGAAAATATCCTCAAAAATATCAATAAGCAAATACGCTTGAGCAACTTTTTTGAACACGGATATTTTGTTTTAGATGTAACCGAAGATAAAACGCAAGCCGATTGGTTTTTTGATAGCAACCGCTTAGTACCCAACAACACTGAAAATTTCTTCAAAGCCTGCTATACCCTCGCAGGTGAAAATCATATTCGTATCAGCGACCAACCCAGCACAGGCAAAAGCACTTTGGACATCGTGCCTCCTGCGGTTACACGCCCGCCTTTTGATTTTGTAGGCATACACGATGCTACTTTATACCAAAACAGTGGTTCTCAGTTGGTTTTGTTGCATTTATTACCCAATCCTGCCACCGACTTTATACAAATCGGCTACGCACTCAACGAAGCTACTACTGTATCAGTGAATTTAGTAGCTGCCAATGGTACTATCCACTCCTTAGCTACTGCTCAAACACAATCAAAGGGATTATACAGTCGTATATTTGATGTAAGCCAATTGCCCACTGGTGCTTATACTTTATTGATAAGCAGCCAACGAGGTAATATTGCTACACAATTGCAAATCGTACATTAA
- a CDS encoding sigma-54-dependent Fis family transcriptional regulator: MAKVLIVDDEKGIRRTLREILEYEGYSVDEAEDGVDGLNCIKMNRYDLVFLDIKMPKLDGMEVLAQALEFNPELPIIIISGHGTMETAVEAVRNGAFDYISKPPDLNRLLITVRNALDKSTLLSETKTLKRRANKTREIIGTSTAIKKIKETIERIAPTDARVLITGSNGTGKELVARWIHEKSNRTDGPMIEVNCAAIPSELIESELFGHEKGAFTSAIKQRIGKFELANGGTLFLDEVGDMSLSAQAKVLRALQENKITRVGGDREIPVNVRIVAATNKNLLELIAERKFREDLYHRLAVILVHVPSLDDRKEDIPLMAEMFVAEICNDYNMKPKQITAAALEELQRSHWSGNVRELHNVIERLVILSDKQITDKDVRSYVIPNTFSLNQSNSGNGGFDYDQFDKFQDFKDYAEKLFLEHKLAKNAWNVSKTAEEIDIQRSHLYNKIEKFNLKRN; this comes from the coding sequence ATGGCAAAGGTTTTAATTGTAGATGACGAAAAAGGAATCCGCAGAACACTGCGGGAAATTTTGGAGTATGAGGGGTATTCGGTTGATGAAGCCGAAGATGGTGTAGATGGCTTGAATTGTATTAAAATGAACCGCTACGATTTGGTGTTTTTGGATATAAAAATGCCGAAATTAGATGGTATGGAGGTATTGGCTCAGGCTTTAGAGTTTAATCCAGAACTGCCGATAATCATTATATCGGGGCACGGCACGATGGAAACTGCCGTAGAAGCGGTACGAAATGGTGCTTTTGACTATATCTCAAAGCCACCCGATTTGAATCGTCTTTTGATTACCGTGCGCAATGCTTTGGATAAATCCACTTTGCTATCGGAAACCAAAACCCTGAAACGCCGTGCCAACAAAACACGCGAAATTATCGGTACATCAACAGCCATCAAAAAAATAAAAGAAACCATTGAACGCATTGCTCCCACCGATGCCCGCGTATTGATTACGGGCAGCAACGGAACAGGCAAAGAGTTGGTGGCGCGGTGGATACACGAAAAAAGCAACCGCACCGATGGCCCGATGATTGAAGTAAACTGCGCCGCTATTCCTTCGGAACTCATCGAAAGCGAACTCTTTGGACACGAAAAAGGGGCTTTTACTTCTGCTATCAAGCAGCGTATCGGAAAATTTGAACTCGCCAACGGCGGCACACTCTTTTTGGACGAAGTGGGCGATATGAGCCTCTCGGCGCAAGCCAAGGTGCTGCGAGCCTTACAAGAAAATAAAATTACCCGCGTAGGCGGCGACCGCGAAATTCCGGTGAATGTGCGCATTGTGGCAGCTACCAACAAAAACCTGCTGGAACTCATCGCCGAACGCAAATTCCGCGAAGACCTCTACCACCGTTTGGCAGTGATTTTGGTACATGTGCCTTCTTTAGACGACCGAAAAGAGGATATTCCCTTGATGGCAGAAATGTTTGTTGCTGAAATTTGTAACGACTACAACATGAAACCCAAACAAATTACAGCTGCCGCTTTGGAGGAGTTACAACGCTCTCATTGGTCGGGTAATGTGCGGGAGTTGCACAATGTTATTGAACGTTTGGTGATATTGAGCGACAAACAAATTACTGATAAAGATGTACGCTCTTATGTAATACCCAACACCTTTTCGCTCAACCAAAGCAACAGCGGCAATGGCGGTTTTGATTATGACCAGTTTGATAAATTTCAGGATTTTAAAGACTATGCCGAAAAGTTGTTCTTAGAGCATAAACTAGCAAAAAATGCTTGGAATGTATCCAAAACGGCAGAAGAAATAGATATACAACGCAGCCACCTCTACAATAAAATAGAGAAGTTCAATCTAAAAAGAAATTAA
- the mscL gene encoding large-conductance mechanosensitive channel protein MscL, translating into MGLIQEYKDFIAKGNVIDLAVGVVIGGAFGKIVGSVVDDLIMPPVGMLLGNDFSAMKLTLKNAVMEGEKIISPEIAIKYGNFITVLIQFLIIAFVLFLVVKAYNNMKKAEAAAPAPPPASEVLLTEIRDLLKR; encoded by the coding sequence ATGGGACTTATTCAGGAATACAAAGATTTTATTGCCAAGGGCAATGTAATTGATTTGGCAGTGGGTGTTGTCATCGGCGGTGCTTTCGGAAAGATTGTCGGCTCGGTAGTTGATGATTTGATTATGCCGCCTGTCGGTATGCTGTTGGGCAACGACTTTTCGGCGATGAAACTTACTTTAAAAAATGCTGTGATGGAGGGCGAAAAAATAATATCTCCCGAAATAGCCATTAAATATGGCAATTTTATCACTGTACTCATTCAGTTTTTGATTATCGCTTTTGTATTGTTTTTGGTGGTAAAAGCCTATAATAATATGAAAAAAGCAGAAGCTGCCGCACCTGCGCCACCGCCTGCCAGCGAAGTATTATTGACAGAAATCCGCGACTTACTGAAAAGATAA